TCTGCAACCTCCACTTCCTGGTGTATGTTTCAGAGTGCCCTCCTATTTTCTCTCACCAAACCTTCCCCTTCTATTTATCTTTCACCCTTTTCTCCTACACCCACCCCTCTATTTTTTCTCATCCCTTCCTCTTCTACCAACTCCTTCGTCTCCCTCCTCCCAAATGTCTTCCACTTACAAACTACGCTGACGTATATTTGGATGACACAAAAAGGGTAACATGCTTGCATATACAGATAACAAATACAGAGATGAAAAGATTCAGTcgctgatgatgatgatttcACGCTTAACGTGACTTTCAAATGCCTTGAAAGCTTGAAGCTTAAAATTGACCCCATGTTTGCTACACTTGTTTTACTTTTATATTAACTATGCTTATTTAATTTGTCGTGGCATACTAATCTTTCGTGCATTTATTTGCAACATCTTATGCTAGAATTCTAAAATCACTATGCATTCAGTGATGTTTTAGATTTTTGGTCATGTTATTGTTAGCCatcaaatatatacaaaaagtGCATGAAAGCATACTTAAGATTCTGCAGTTCGTGCTAATGCCCTAGCAACCTAATGTGGTTTGCCCTTTAACTACTGTGTTAcagaaagaaaattgtttttacCACAAGTATTGCAAGGTATTTCAGTCTGGAAACTTATAGTTTTGGAGCATCCTTGAACTGCTTCCATGAAGGACAGTTCAATAGAGACCTACAATAGTCAACAAAGCAGTGAGACATAATAAATTAACTATTATCCCTGAAAAATTACTATTACAGATTTACATATCAAACCTTGACATCTTCGCCGCCCAtatttttcacatttctcataAACTGGTCTCCAATTTCAGTGCAGCCACACCAGCAGACCATgcaaaaaaggaataaaatttaGATCTCAGACATTGCCTTGGAGTTGTAAAGAAAAATGAGAGATTGGTTAAACATGACTAAAAAAATtacaagaaaaatgataaattaGTTAAACATGCCCATCACAAATTAGGTTCTAGAGCATTTCCCTCTCTTCCTACTTTCTGTAGTTcatctatttatttgattagaGGTGCGGACAGCAACACCTACACTTGCTACATATAGATGAGGACAGCAGGATGTGGTACTTTTCATCAAAACATTGCCCTTTCCATTTATATTTATCTCTgttataagaaaagaaattaaaaagcgAACTCCCAGAAAAACCAAACATAACAAAGAATATAATGCGAGAAAAAGTTCAATAActgaaactactccatacaattCAAAAAGCAACTCCTGCCACTATATCTCTTTACTCCCAGATTCATGATGAGTTTACTGCTTTCAAATAACTCAACAGGTTTTTCCTCACTTCAGAATTCATATGGCAAAAAATTAAGCATTCGAAATCAGTGATCTGGAAACCTATTTACTCAAAGTGGGTTCTTTACCATGGATTTGCTCAGACAGACTGGCTGTAATATGTCCTAGTAGTCTATGATTCTATGGGGCATGAGGTAGGATACATCCGACAGGACATTAATCTCATCAATTACCTAACATATATCCAATATAAGTATTCTATCTGACAGGACATTAATCTCATCAATTCCCTAAAATGTATCCAATATAAGTATTCTATCTTGCTAGCAGAGAAGGAAAGGCCAAAAAGTGATAAGTCATACCAAAGCAaattaaatggaaaaaaattgaacTAAGTAAACTTATTATGAAATACATACATCAAAACCATGAAAGAATTCCTGAAAAGGGTTAAAGCCGCCTTCTTGAAATGGGTCGTACCCAGCACCACCATTCTGTCTATTAATTTTAAAAGCATCATGGCCAACCTAGAACAATTGTCACGACACAAATAAGCATTATTATCCAGGTGGAGACAAAGAGATGAGCAAACAATCATAAACAAATACGAACcagcaaaaatgaaaaacatgccAACTGTGTACCTAAAACACTAAATCTTTGCATAAGTATTGAACAAAATGGAACGAGGTGCAAGACCCAGGATCAAGTAATTATTAGGCGATACAATCATTAATAGAAATACTTCTTATTCCCACAAAAATATGTGGAAAGACTCAAAAATTAATTAGTACCCAAAAAGCTAAAAATCAAGATAAATAGCCCATCAAGTAAGAAGCAAGCAGAGAAACAATATACTGCTCTTAAAAATACTTTAAATTTActaagtaaaatataaaaaataagctGATCAAGATAAAAAGAAATGcagtaacctttttttttttgcatgggAATGGTGTAGCGTGCCCCTTCTTAAGCCAGTACACATATATACACAGATAAATAGATCTACACTAGTACAGACAACTTATAGATAAGTAGGTCTACACATATACAGGCAATTTATAGATAAATAGGTCAATACTTATACAGAAAACTCATCCATTTTGGTTTCAGGAACAGTTCAAGTAGCTCTTTCAATGAAAAAACAAAGGAGTAAAAACAACCACATCATTGTACTTTTAAGTCTAAAATTCTGAATTCAACGATTCAAAATAATGCATGTAACAACTTCAACGTAAATACcgaaattattttgtttttacttcccattttAACCCTTGCATTTGAAGTGGAAGGGATGCACTATCTGTAATTGCATTCCTGTAGTAAAGAGGTAAGGCATAGATATCCTCctctctatttctttttttatttgctttcccCTAACCCTCCTATCTTCTCCTTTCCCTTCTTCAATTAATTAACATATAGGGGTCGATGCCAAACCCCGCCATCTCAAGGTGGCAATTCccataaaaagaaaacaaaatttaaactaGAAACCTCATCATACTCCGCGCGTTTCTTCTCATCTTTCAGAACCTACAGAAAAATATCAGAAAGTTAATCAATTAGAAAGTATAGGAAAGCAACAAGAAGTTTCAACTCAGGGTGCAGAAATCTAGTTCCTAACTGCCAAATACCTCATATGCCTCCTGAACTTCTTGGAATTTTGCCGCGGCTCCAGGATCATTTTTATTGGTATCAGGGTGCAAGTTTTTTGCAAGCTGCAGATAGTCAAAATGACTACATATCATGAAACAGGGGACCGTGTCGGAAGAAAGGAAACTTAACACAGGGAAAAATACAAGTCTTCACGATGTACATAAGAAAGGGACCTACCCCATAATAAGCTTTCTTGATCTCTGATGGGGTGGCATTCCTACTTACTCCAAGGACATCATAGTAATCCCCTGATGTAGTAGCTAATCAAGGAAAAGGCAAGTCAGTGGACCTATCCAAGAAAACAGACCCCAGTATAGTCTTCTATAAGGCGCAAACGATAAATTCTAAGAGACCGGAAATCAAAGACAGGAAAAGAAGTCATAACACTTTCAATTCCTCACATTTCCTCTTTCACTCAATGAGCTTCTTCAAGACTTAATCGCATCCAACAAGTGTAGAATTTCCCACTTACCCCTTCTTGCTCTATGCCAACAGATAAAttttaaccaagaaaataaTATAAGGCTGAAGTAACCTAGTCATCTAGACTTAATACTATTTCTCAATATTAATCATGAACTCAATGTTTTGAAATTGGTAGATGAAAGCAGCATCCAGTTATGTTTATATGTGACAGAATTAGTTGAAGGATTTTCATAAAGTAAATAACTTATCAAACTGAATGATTACCATACTCTTTACATTTTATTCTAATTATGCAATTCAACAAGGAGCATCACTATTAGTTAGGTATATTTATCCCAAATTACTGCAATTTCTGTACAAAATTTAATTCTGTGAGCATTATTTAGTCCTGCAAGTAATCTGCTATCAGTTATAAGTCAAAAGTTTTAGGCAATTTGTCAGTTTTGAGACCAAAATAGTATATTGAATCCAAATATCATGCTTCAAATGTCAATCtatttaaaaaagaagaagaagaagaattagGATAGAAAAATGATGATCGTATATCCAACTCAACGCCACAATGTCAGataaacttttccttttctgatTTTGAAAAAGCAAAACAGTAAACCTCTCAGTCAAATACCCAAGGACACAAAACTTCTGTAGTCCTACATAACTAAGTCCCTGCTACAGGCACAATCTAAATTTGTGCATTACACGAAAGATAATCCATTTTATGCTGAATATACTTTAGCACGCAATACTCACAACTAGTGAAGTCCCAAGaatcaacaagaaattaaagaaaaacagcaGGCATCAACCTGGTAACCAACTAATTATTCAACTGAAAACACATTAAACATATTGCATTACTACAAGCATATTCTGCAGCACAATAATAATACATACTCCCCATAAAAAACACAGAGTAAAACACTTGTacaatttttatatataaaagaaCACAGACAGAAAGAGAAGTAACCTGTGGCATGAATTGATCGCGCCGCACCCAAATTAGCTACTAATGATCCTAGTCTCAGCCGTTCTCTTCCATCATTTACTGcaatttttaacaaaataataagaagaagatttaaaacaaaaaaggtTAATTCAATCCGATCTCCCAAATTGCAGGAAGCATTTTTGCCTTTctccaaattaaaaaaaacctctaaaaattcaaattttagcaAAATAGACATATCTCTAATTTAAAACATACCATTTCTCGAGTTGGAAAATCTAAAGACCCTATTTTGATTGCAAAATGCAGTGCTGAAACTCCTATACCCGCCTCTCAGCAACGCTTCATTTAGCTGTCATAAATTCcacgaaataaaaaaaatacattgaTAAATATGTAACTACTCATCAAATGAGCAAGAGAGGGGGGAATGGGTGGTGGGGCATACCGAAGAAGAAGAACCGTGGAGGAGATGAGAAGCGAGAGAGCGGAGAGCGAGGCGGTGGACGAGTCTGAGGCCGTTTGAGCGGACCATTTGTGGGGGCCGGTTGGAGAATTGGGGAAGGAGAGAAAAACCCTAGCTGAGAGGGCAGCCCCGCCAGCCAGCCAGTCGCTTAAACCCTAGAAGAGAGAGACAGTGGGCAACCCAATAAAactggaagaagaagaaatgcaaatccactgaaaaaaaaagagttgctTGCGTCGTAATTAATCGAAGCTTCTAGCCGAGTCTTAAAAAAAAGTAATGAAGCAGAGGTGGTACTTCTCCGACTTGttcactagggtttttttttttataaaatttttttgtgtcttaAAAATTAGGGTAAAATACAAGGAACTCCCTTATGGTTTCGCGAAAAGACACCTtacccccttattgtttaaaaaCCTCCACATAAACACTCTAAATTTCATAACTAAAGTGGAAATTACCTTCTGAACCGGCTGAGTTACCGGCTGACTTTGTCAAAATCCTATCTCTTTTATCTGTGAACTCCTTTGGCATCGATGCAATGTTCAACTCTCTCAGCGTTTTAACGAATCTCAATCCATTCGGAACCATCTCCAGCTTTGGGCAATATACAATTGTCAATACCGAAAGGTTGGGCATGGCTCCTTCATCAATATTCCACTTCTCTAAGTTGTGTAGACATTCAAAACGAAGAAATCTAAGTTGGCCAAAACTTGTTGCCTTGTACCTCATCTCTTTTCCGAGAATATTTAGATTTCGCAAGTGAAGTGACCGGAGATTAGGAAGCCTTTCCGGAGTTTCCATGGAATATTCCTCTATCCCCATTGTGGTTAGTTTCAATTTAAGAaggcttgcatacatgtattggGCTTCGTACTTGGGGAAATTGGCCTGTGGACCGTGTACCTCCAAGACTTGAAGATTGCGACTAGAGAAACATTGATCAATAGCATCTGACAATTTTTTCTTGGTTAAGGTGGCTTCAGGTTGTTTCGGGCCTTAGTTCAGAACTCGTAAATGTCAAGAAAGCTGCTGCTATGGATTCTGAAGTGCTTAATAGTGATGTCTTGAAGCTGTCGAAAGGAATTGGAAATATTGCTGAGGTTGTACGATCAATTGAAGCAGCAGGGTCAGCGGGGGGCAGCAGCCAGAAATTTTCTGAATCAATGAGTGGTTTCATGAAGATGGTTGAGGAGGAGCTTATAAGAATTCAAGCTCAAGAAAGTGTTGCACTGATGCTGGTGAAGGATATCACAGAATACTTTCACGGAAACTCAGCGAAGGAAGAGGCTTATCCTTTCAGAATATTCATGGTTGTGAGAGACTTTCTATCAATTCTTGATCGGGTATGCAAGGAAGTCGGAATGATAAATGAGCGAACAATAGTTAGTTCCACTCACAAATTTCCAATTCCAGTGAATGTGAATCCTAATCTGCAGCCAATTTCTAGTGCTTTTCCCGGAAGGCAGCGGTATAGTTCTTCAGATGATGAGTGCTCTTCACCTTAGTTCTTCGAGGAAGATGACGGCTTCTACTTGCTATCAGCGTCAAAATGCTAAGGTTTCTGGTCGATGAAATTCTTGTTGCTGCCTTATCAGAGGCATTGTTGGCTACTATGCTAATTAACAAGAACCATAAGACAGCAGCAAACACAATAGCTCCAGCTGTAGCCCGCAAAGCCTTCGTGAAGGGTAGCTTGGGAATGAAATATAGCAATTGAAGGGTAGCTTGGGAATAAAACTCAATGTCTTTTCAAAGAAATCTCGCATATCCATCGTCACTAGGTCGCACGCCCGGTTACAGGTTAATTTCCACTTTAGTTATGAAGTTTAGGGTGTTTATGTGGAGGTTTCTAAATGATAGGGGGTAAGGTGTCTTTTCGcgaaatcacaagggggttccttgtattttaccctaaaaaTTAATGGTCTTGAAGTAAAGTTAgtgccccttttttttttattgaagtttttttttttttaaaaaaaagggagtCATGGCTTGGTTTGCTTTGGGCCTCTAAGCCATTTGTGATCGTCATGTTCTGGACCTTCTGGTAGTTTCtgctgaaactttttttttttgcccttttaagGGCAATGCAATGGGTAGCTCAAGGCATAcaaatattttaacttttttcttttggattaATATTAAATGCAGTTTTCTTTTTTGAGTACAGTGGAGTAGAGGTGCAACAAGCTTAATTGAGTAACTCGCAGGTTTACTCAGTCAAATTCGGCTTTGAATTCATATTGACTGAGTTCAAGTAGATCGAACTATTTGACGAGTCAAACTTGAGTTTAATATGTGAAAGTCTAAAGTTCGTCGAGCTCAATCGACCTTCACAAATACGCGcgcgcgcgcacacacacacatatacatatatattttaaaatttttatttattagtatgAAATGTCTATTTTATCCcttgtttaaaattatataaaatataaactTATATTTCTAAAGTTCAATTAGGCTCGATTAAGATCGATTGAATTCGAAATAAGCTCAATTTGGGCTTGATAAGcacgagttcgagttcgaactcgagtaatgcaaaataaaatcgaGCTCAAGTTCGAACTTGACTTTCAAGAGCTCGACGAGTTCGATATCGAGTCCAAGTTTGTTTAACTCAAGTCGAGCTTGAGTAGTGCATTATTTGATAGAAACATTATTGATAGCAcatattctagcatttttggatatatgtcatatgtaaaaaaaattaaatttaaatttaaattgaaattagGTGACATGCATCTAGGGATGTTAATACATATactatcaatatatatatatacaagatTGACTCTTTGTTTTTTCCCAAAACCTAATAGGGTAACTCAAGTGTGGACGATAATAGGATTGAGGATGGTAAGGTAATAAAATCTAAACGTACGACCTTGAGGAGGGTTGGTCATAATCATCGGATATTATGGATATTGTTGAGGATCAAATTTTGTCTACCGTTGGACAATGAGTGAAATTAGGGCATGTGCACAATGATTAGGAGTGTAAATTTTTGTAAGCTTTAAAGTGTATGCTTTActagattttaaaaaaatcaaataaaatgtttaaggttattttttttattgtaactAACATGATTAATGATCTTTTAGCTAGGAGGGAGTGATGAGTTGGGTGGTATGGGGGGGAGAGAATGTAAATGACAGGTCCTGGGTAAGGCTGCAAATGAGCTGAATCAAGTTTAATGTAAAACTCAAGTTGGAACTCGACTTCAAATTCGAATAGAGTCGAATTCGAGCTcgaacttaaaaaaaataataattattttattttttaaaaaatgaataaaatagtactttttcttaataaataataaaacattaAGAACATATATATAGAATTtcattattaatatatatatatatatatacaatcaaGTCGGATCGGGAGCTAACAAGTTAAGTATTTTTGAGTTCCAATTCGAGCTTGGTCAACTTTGACTTGAACTACTCACAATCGGCTCATAAGCAACTCGACTCGTATGCAGTCCTAGTCCTGCGTTCGAAACCTTCCACTTAtactaaagaaaaaaaaaatcctttaatAGCATAATATTGCCAAGGAAAATCCAATTCATACAAAAACAAGTTGACATCTAATATTTTGCTAGTAGTTTTTGCTGCACTTATAGTCGGTGGATCTTTTCTTGCATCTATTGTAATCTGAGTTACGAATTATGAATTTTGAGGGGTTTTTTTGGCTATTTTTTTGTGGGGGGAATTGGGCGAATAGAATGAAAAATATACACTACTGTTATATCACAACCCAAAACCTCTACATTCATAATTGTGGCATTATATGTGAATTAGGCTTCTTGATCATCTATATACATATCTTGTTTAATTCATCTGGGTGCATTCATCCAAATTAAAATGTCTAACAAAACAAGACTTTGTTTGATACGACAGAATACAGGATTGTTTTGGTAGGATAATTCATTTGGGGCAATTTGTCCTTTGAACATTTGGGACATGAAATGAGAAAttgcaaaatatatatatatatataaatttatgggttaatttcagaaacctcccctgaggtttcccCTAATCACACCTAGCACCCCCCAACTTTCAGAAATCACACTTACCACCCTTGGCAGAATGAAGTGACATGCTATACCAATCAGTAGAGGAGAAATTACGATGCTACCCCTTATTATTAAGTAATTCTTGTGCAGGAAAATgctacaaaaatttaaaaaattgaggctatattaattgaaaattgaaagaaCAACATTGCTCTCATTTTTTGCGCAAAATTTGAGCGCCATTTTTGTTATCTTGTAAAGTCAATATAATGGAGTAATAGGTGTACAGTAACTACTTCGCACTATCATTAATTCCAGGATACTTCCCTGACTTGAAACAACCACTAGCACATTTCCTTGTACATGATCCTAGATCACAGAAGACATGATAAACAAGTTAATAATGCGTGCAACATATATACTTTGGTACATGATCAGATGATGAGATTTAACTTAGTTGCCCAAAGCACAGCTCCTGCCAATCCCGTGTTAGCTATGCCTCTACCAGGCTTTCCTCTCCTTAGAGCACCCTGCAATGTAACAACTTCAAAATTGAGCATGTAATTATCTAGCTCCCACAAGTTAGCTAATATTTCGTGATTATCAGGACAAATTTGGTCCATTTTATATGCATACATAGTCAAGTAACTAACACCTAACAtgatatacatttttataaactgATTGTACCTCATAGATCACCCTATGTAAAGTACTCATAGATCACACTGTGTAAAGTACTCACAGACAAGCAAGGACTACTCATACAAGTAAAATTACACATCTACTATAGGGAGATGCACAAATTGATCAAAGGGCTAAATAACCATTTCAAATTTATGCGTACCATTATACTACCTTTAATAGATATACACAATCAAGCAACGAACATCTAACATAATGTACATTTTTGTAAACTGATTGTACCTCATATATCACCCCGTGTAAACTAATTGTTTCAAGCCAGTGGCTGTTTCACACTGTATCAGGGCATTTCCAAGTAGTTTTAACGATGCTAAAGGCTCCCTGCAATCCTTACTCTTGGTTTTTGAAGTGGTACAAGTACTCTTTATTATCAAAATGTATGATAGAAGACTTATGTACTTTTGTTGTATTTCATCTGGTGGAATATGCATTGCCATATACTAATCTTATAATATATAGCAACGCATTGATGCACTAGTTGCTTGGAAAGACACGTTGATGCATTAGTTGTACGAACAGATATGAATAGTAGCACATTTTTTGGAATCTTAGTTTGGCTTAGACTTAGCTAAACATGTGACCGTGGGAAGTACACATCTAATTGGATTGTCACAAGTACCATACAAAAGCTTTCTACTTTGAATTGCCTGTGACTATGAAGGCTAAAACAGTTGGTAATCAATTACAGCattgcatgttgtacttggacttcatcaaattgattttctaaTCTGAATAAAAATGTAGATAGCAATCAGTGTTAGATTGATGCACCAGTTGCTGCAGTTTGCCCAAAGAAAATCAATGATGAATGATATTGTTATCTTGTTTCCAATCTGCTTAATTCAGCTTAAGCACCAGGTTGGAATGGTTTTGCCCAACGGTCCTCTATAGTATCAATGTTAAGAAGCTTCTTGTGCTTATTACACTTACACCCCTTTAGCTTCTAAAATAATATCACAACAtagttttgtttttattttcatcttgtAATTTCAAAACTCATCCTCCAATAGGGCAAAAGTGGAATAGAAAATAGTCTCTCTCCTATAAACAATTTTTAAATACAATTCTTACACAAAAGGGCTGACAATGTGATGAAAGTTGTCATTCTAAGGGTGGTAAGGGTGATTTCTGAAAATTGGGGGGGGTGCTAGGTGTGATTAGGggaaaccacaggggaggtttctgaaattaaccctaaattTATTCACCCTAAATTTATTCATCTGTACagttacttttttttattatctcatatacattaaataataaaaaatgtcaATACAATTCATCTAAAGAATTTTCCCAATCAATCTTCTATCAGCGGTACTCACATGTTGACATCTCAACTTTTAGAAGAATTTAGAACCCTCCAAACCATCTCCTCCAACAGACACACCTCCACCAATTTTCGAAACCTCAGTGCCAGTTTCGATTGTTATTTTTTGGGAAAATGATCgatttcatccttcacatttcacaaaaatattcttttcgtccctcacttttaaaatgaaacaatttcgtccttgacatttaaaaactgaaatcATTACATCCCTGAATCcaaatttcaatctgaatcaaaccaccaatcaacctaattacaaattttgggtgtgtaattggtagatcacttggttaactcaacttgatattcatgtgaaatttaatgaaccttaaaagaaaaaaataaaaaattataacataaaaaagaaagattaatcttttctacattatcattgtatacactgacggttttatgtaccgtcatataattttaattttaatttaaacaccaaattttatatttatgatacacatcTAGATTCGCAAGCCGATATACTAACGGTGCATgaaaaaatttaccaaaaaaaaaactctactattCCGAAACAAAGAATGGcctttttatgttataatttttatttttttggtttaataaatgtcatgtgaatatgatgaaattgacttaatgatctatcaattctattttcgaaatttattactgggttattggatggtttgattcagattgaaaattaggttTAGGGATgtaatagttttaatttttaaatgtcagggacgaatttgcttcattttaaaagtgagggacgaaaagaatatttttgtgaaatgtgaggaatgaaacaggtcattttcccttattttttgaagtttttgtaaaacaatatattataataatttgatgtatttgaggtaaaaaggtgattgaaaaacaTATATCCTCAACATCATAAGTGGAAATGGAGGACGACCACAAACCTCTCTACATTAGTTATTTCCTAGATTGTTACCCGTGTCCTTGCTCAATCCTTACAAATCATAATTAAGTTAGATcctgtttgataatccaattcatcacttaaacttaatagatttagatcttaatatgttcagaaacgtttgataataaaagattgaacatctgaattaattaagtggcactgcaAAACTTGCTTCCGAAATTAAacgataagttattcacttattactAAACGTGATATACGctcaaatatatttgatttaatatttaacaatttaataacttaatagattcaaaCTTCAGATTTCTCGTCCATCTTTCAAACAAACAATAGAAAATGATTTCTCTTACGTGAGCATTCAGGTGGGAAGTGATGCACCGGTGATGAAAAAACCGGTAATATATAGCATTACTTCTTTAATTATACCAATTCAATACTTGTCCTCCATAGATGAACCTCTCAATTCGTAGATTTAGGCTAAACAGGGGGAAAAATAC
This portion of the Coffea arabica cultivar ET-39 chromosome 2e, Coffea Arabica ET-39 HiFi, whole genome shotgun sequence genome encodes:
- the LOC113732210 gene encoding chaperone protein dnaJ GFA2, mitochondrial, which gives rise to MVRSNGLRLVHRLALRSLASHLLHGSSSSLNEALLRGGYRSFSTAFCNQNRVFRFSNSRNVNDGRERLRLGSLVANLGAARSIHATATTSGDYYDVLGVSRNATPSEIKKAYYGLAKNLHPDTNKNDPGAAAKFQEVQEAYEVLKDEKKRAEYDEVGHDAFKINRQNGGAGYDPFQEGGFNPFQEFFHGFDFMRNVKNMGGEDVKVSIELSFMEAVQGCSKTISFQTEIPCNTCGGAGVPPGTRPETCPVCRGSGTAKFHGGNVFFQMNCRKCGGSGKIVSDVCKSCKGERVVKGTKTVKLDIKPGVDNDQTMKVYGSGGADPEGNQSGDLYVTIKVREDPVFRREGADIHVDAVLSITQAILGGTIQVPTLTGDVVLKVRPGTQPGQKVVLKRKGIKTSNSFSFGDQFVHFNVSIPANLTQRQRRLIEEFAKEEQGEYDKGAAAGASG
- the LOC140036180 gene encoding formin-like protein 1, whose translation is MYWASWLQVVSGLSSELVNVKKAAAMDSEVLNSDVLKLSKGIGNIAEVVRSIEAAGSAGGSSQKFSESMSGFMKMVEEELIRIQAQESVALMLVKDITEYFHGNSAKEEAYPFRIFMVVRDFLSILDRVCKEVGMINERTIVSSTHKFPIPVNVNPNLQPISSAFPGRQRYSSSDDECSSP